ATTTAACCTTTTGCTCAAAGTACAATCTTAAGTAACATATATGCATAATGCATCTTCAGTGCTTTCCATTTTTTGGAATCCATTACTTAGAAATCTAGTTCAGCTAGAATTAATGTGATGCAGTGATGCTTGATGGACAAACAGTTCGATTTCAATGACTACTGAACTTTCACTATGCAACAGTTCAGAAAGTGCAACACCAATTAGCATTATAAGTCCTCAGGTATAAGTCACTCCACTAAACcctaaatccatataaatataaggATGTGGATACTGTGCATATGAAAATGTAGAAGTAGAACATCCTGAGAGAGGATATAAATTATGTAGTAATGCACAGTTGAACTAGTTCCTCCACAACTTAGGGATACCAACAATTACAACAAATTGTATTGAACTCACCACTGTGTCTTCTTCGGTGTCATTACACAAGCCACATTTCACATCACTTCCAGTATCAACTGCTTTGCCCTTTCTTTCCATTGAAGTAAGAGAATATTCCACGAGGTAGGGATGATCAACTGCCTGCATTTTTGTTGGATTAGTTTAAGGTCAGCAGATTGAGATATGGACGGAGTAGGGATCCATATTGCAAACTTCCAGAGcactttataataataatcacaaaattttgcTTGCAGTTAGAAAACAAACATGTTATACTGGATCAGTCTGACACTATCCCATTTTCTTTAAATGTTGTTTTTGACATGTTTTCTCCAAATTTGTCGTTTAAAAGTCAAAATACGTCATGAGTGATAGAAGTTCATGACATGCTAGAGTTAGATGTCAATCCTGCTTATATTGTTTTTGAAGTCTtgaacacattatattgataCATTGAACATTAATGAACCAAGATCATTAGTATAAGGTTGATCCAACAATAACCTGACGAAGGCGTGTCAGTAGATCAAATATGTGGGCATAGTTATTCATCAGCGTTCCTGCATCGACGTATCTGCCAATAAGACAAGAATACGGTATGAAAAAAGTGAACCTTCATTAACCTTCTTGGAGGGGGGGGTAAACCTTTTACAATAAACAATATGCATGACTCATGTACGGgaaacaaaaatcaagaacTGATGACCACAGCAATCAGAATAGCATGTAACTTGGTTCCTGAACCAAGATACTAAAGAATATGTAATCAACAAATCTAGCTAAACCGGCAAAAACTTTTATAGGCTAGACGAGCCGCAAGAAATTAGTGGAGGACAGGCCTGTTGACTACTTCCAAGCAAATGAAACTCTAAACCAGCACTACATAGTACATAGTATATGGAtatatcattaaaatcatcAGTCCATACAACCAAAATTCAGTATGAGAGATGGTGAGATGGCATACGTATTAAACTGCGCTTGACTCTCGTTGTAGAGAGCTGTATAATAGTCTTCTTCAACAACATCGAGAGAATCTCTTCTCAATGTAACCTAAATTAGAGCAAAGTTAACATATATGACAATGCTGAACCAAATCAATAAGAAATTCAGATTGTTTGACATGAAAAACATACAATTCTAGGGGGTAGCGCAAGATCAGCTGCTCTACCCTTTTTTGTACGTCTTAACACTAAGCTTTTCAGGATTTTGTGTTTTAACAAAATCATAGCACCTCTACCACCTCCCTTCCTGCCAGAATCTTGAATTGGTGTAGAAACATACTGAAAGAATGAAAACATTGCTGGTTAGTATGACATATCTAAATATAACAATGTCAGGAAAAAGATAAGTACTGGTACTATTAATTTAGCTGTACTCACTCTATTCCACCAGCAAAAGTGCCGAACATTTTTATGCTCACATCCTGGGCATTCTGCTGTACTGTACCACATAAAAGGCTCAGATATTTAAACTGCCAGACACAATTGGAATTTTACAATATAGCAAGGAAGAAGTTAAAAGGAAACAAAAGCAGGACCAGACTTATACTAAGGTTAACGCACATACATTGAGacaaagataaaaaagaaaatggtcataataatatcataacaCAACAGGATACAGCAGAATGCATTGCACTGAattgtaaagtaagaaatggAAATGTAAATGCTCCAGAACTTCACCCAGTGGTTCAGATGCAAATACCCTAGTATCTAACCATAAGAAGGACAACAGAAAGACCGGTTTGATATCACAACAGAGGCAATAGAAAGATGATCTATTTACTCAATGCATTCACAGGAActgaaaacatgaaaaaagtTCACTACTTTTTGCTCTTTCACCTCCAACCGGAGAAGAGtggaggagagaagagagaagataAGTAgttaagaaagagaataagcCTTGAACTCTAACGACTTTACCAAAATTCTCAAGCAATACCTGTAATCAAGCGTACGACAATCGCAATCCTTGCAGAAATAATACGAGTAAGGAACTATCTGGAGAAAGCGAATCTGAAAGGAATTTCAAACCTGTTAGTATAATACAGAAAGTCGGAGGGTACCACTCTTCAACCATAACTTACAAGTGAGTAGAGCTCGCCCACACGATTCTGAAGAGGAGTACCACTTAAAGCCCACTTGTATCTAGATTGTAGAGCAAGAACAGCTCTAGTCGTATTGCTACGTCTTTCTTTAATACAATGAGCCTGTAGCAGAAAATTAGTTAGTCCACAAGGAGGTAACATTCTCTATAAAGGACTTTCTTTATGGTCATCGTAGCTATCAGAAATTTAAATTGGAATGGACCCAATGATTTGATAAAGTGGAAAGCTGATAAAATAAGCAAGTTCAATCAGTTGGCAAGTGAGAAGAATTACAAATAGCACATTCATATGGAGTTTAATGATAAACACATGAGTCACCAATTCATTGTTATTAAAGTGATTTGAATAGTTTGGGCCCTTGTgtataaaattcaataaaacaaacaacaGCAATGACAAAATTATGCAGGTTGAAGTGCTAACTGTTTCTCTTACACACACACCTAGTAACGTtgctaataaaaaaattgcacaGATGTATCAACAAAATCTCTTCCAACAAAATGGATAAACAATCTGTtacatgcaaaataaaaaaaaggtagcATAAAAATCCACGATCAGCAGACAAGCATAACAAAAGGACTTTAAGACCCAAAATTTAGAGGCTTGACTCtcataaaagtaaaatagataGATTcatataaaagttaaaatatcaGGGTTACCTCATCCAACACAATACGTTCCCAAGCCGCACAGTGCAGAATAGATTTTCCCTTGGATGTGGCCATATCTGAATTATCAACTGAATCATCATTTTCCATTTCCTTGCAACCAATGCCATTTTTGTTCCCTTTGTTTAGCTCCCTTGTATTAATCTCGAGATCCGGCATTTTCTTGCCCTTTGGTTCCTTTCTTTGCTGCTTTGCCTGCTTAACAGTCCGAACAGCACCAGGTCCGCACATATATTTCAAGTGAATTTTCAACTTATGCTCATAAAACAATTTTCCACAATACTGGCATTTGTCTTTAGGAGGCATCACATATTTTCTGTATTCTGCCTCAACAATTGCATATGTTGTTATAACAAAATCATAATCTGAAAGCTGATAAAGATTTTTTGCTCGGTTGGCACCATGATAGACAAGGACTTTGGTGCTTCCATCGGCAGTGAATCGATCAATCTCTCTAACCCACTGCATCACAGCAACCAGGGGACATATAACAAGTGTGCCCTTTATTTGTGGCAACTCCTTTGAGGAACTGCCTGAAGATGAGGGTACGTAAGCATCAGGAATTCCTGCTGAGATGCTTCTTTTAAAAAGAACGAGTGCTATTGCCTGGAGAGTCTTGCCCATTCCCATCTCATCGGCAAGGATGCCACCTCGGGCAGAAGATTCCTCTTGTTTCAAAGCCCAAGCTAACCACTCCTTCTGGTATCTTAGTAGTGGTATTATCAAGTCCTCTGAAGGCTCAGCAGTTTCCATTGATATCTCATTCTGATTCATCAGGTCCATATCCATTTGTAAATTCTCTTCAATCCAtctatcattttcttcttctaataCTTCCCACATTAGTATAGGcctatcttttttcttctttcccttcCTTTTCGTGAGAAATTTCTCAGCTATTCCACTAGCGTATTCGATTTTCTCTAGATCGATGCCAGTACCAGTCTCAATGTCTGCATCTGAGCATCTCTCACTCTCCTCTTCAACTTTTTTACTACTTGCGCTTTTCCCATAGGAGTTCGTTTTCCTCCTCTTCGCGACACCATCCTCATCACTTATATAGTTCAAATTGAACATTGCCGTACTGTTATCAAGTGCATCAAGCAGATCTTCACCTAAACGCAAGATGAAAAGTCAGCGATGCTTCCATATATGTGGTTTGGGTGAAGGGGGAAAAGATAAATTGTTGCagtaaaaatattgatttcaCATAGAACAGTTAGATTAACGGAAAGATGGAAATTCCAAAAGTGGCCGAGTCAGCACAAAAATGTCACATCCATAATCAGTTACTCGAGTCAGCACAAGAGTACAGTGGCCGATTTTATGCTACTAATGCCATCCAAAAAACTGTATTGTAAAGCATGATAGATGATCTCATTTAAGTCCAAGATTTTCTCATATATCTTTATTGATATGCCTTGCCTCTCTGAGTAACACTACTACCTACATGGTGATATACTTCAACAAATGTAAATAAGTCATTTAACTAAAATGTCAAAAGCCTGgattatagataaaaataggCAAAGGCTCACGCCTAATCAATTTTccaaaagtaaaagagatttAAAAAACTGCTCCCAGGCACGAAAACACAGGTCACATTTTCCATTCCACAATGATGTATGCCACAACAAGATAAAATCGAAAAGAGCAGGATAATCTCTTTCCCCACATACTGCTTATTATCATATTCAATGAGGATCACCCAACAAAGTTAAACCTTCAAAGAGAAACATAAGCAAACACGCCCAAAACAGcaatccaaaatcaaatcgCAACATTAAACTACCAAAACCACACATTCAATCACCGAAATGTCACACTCAGTCAATTACGCACCATCATCACTCGGAACGTCAAAATCAGAATCGGAGGACGGGTCCACTCCATAATCTTCCGCATCAGAACCGTCTCTGTACTTCGGTTTCCGCTTCCCTGCACAATTCTCACTTGTCGAAGTCAATAAACAGTAACAAAAACTCCAATTCCacataaagaaattaaacctaaaaaaaatcagaaaatcgaaaaaaagGAAAGCACCTTTGGAAGAAGAAGCGCCATCGGCGTGAGAGCGAAGCCTCATTCTGCAATTGGAGGATCAGAGAATTGAacggaatattaaaaaaattagggtttgaacaATTGAGGTGCTTGTTTTGGTGAAACGGTGGTTAAAAAAGCAGAAGGAAACTAAAGGGGGGCAGGGGTAGGTGGGTGGTGGTTACGGAGGAGATTCGCGGCGGGAAATGGCAATTACGGAGGAGATTCGCCCATTTTATAAGACATACCGTAGGCGCCTTACCGACGGCTTTGattggagtatttttttcttatagaaaatagttttttatttattttagagtcAATCAAAATTGGTTTTGTAATTATCTCCccatctaaaaaaataatctccttttatttaaaatggaaagttttctttttgatgtttttctcattttttctcctctcttaTATTgtacctattttttctctttatatcTCTCACtttattaacattttatcCTCCTCTATCTCACTTAACcaatttcttaataaaatttgtgtcgTCTACAATGTAAGACTATTTTatgaaagaagaggaagtattaaatatctttattttttcttatattttatcatatttttctttcttttatttatacgTACTACTCCCATCGTCCCGCTTAAAATGatacgttttcctttttaacttatctcaattaagatgacatatttccttttctgAAAACTTTTATTCTCCGATTAATACATCTAACCACTTTTTCTcgctcctattaaaatatttagttatCTTTCTCTTTATATTAATAGGGAAATTGGTCCCTACTATCACGAAATTTACACAAATTCAAGTTTTcccattaattttcaaattagtaccataaatcataaactttaagattggttgatattttctcaataatgtaagaatttttttaagaattcCCTAAAATGCATTCCTAGGATTTGTGAAAGTGAGAAATAAGGTTTTGTGTTTTAAGTTTTGTAGCATATCGTTACAAGTGTGTGTTTCTAATTGAATTCTTTGTGTTTTTGTtagatttgttttttgttttttttcttagaGTTCTATTTTGTTCAAATAAAAGTAGTATATTGTGTTTAATATTCCAAGTGGATATACCAACGTGACATGCCACTTGTAAGAATTATATCAAATAAGATTCAAACTGCTATATAAGCTAGCCGTATATTAATCTTAACCCGCCGTGGAAAATACCAAACTAATctcaaagttcatgatttatggtactaatttgaaagtttagggaaaaaatcagaatttgtGCAAAGCTCGTGATATTAGAGACAAATTTCTCATATTAATACTTACatccacattttctctctctaactaaACACTTTaaacaacaactcctaaaatcccgtacTGACTAAGAAATGTATATCTTaaccgggacggagggagtatatattaaaatagttgTGTTATTTATATAAAGATTATTTTTCAGAAGGAAGATTAATAtcgaaaaatagaaaataatttgcaGTGTTAGAGTCTTCCTTCGTAGTAATTTGCAGAGTGTTAGAGTCTTCCCCTTTGGAATCTGTTCTTCGTAGTAATTTGCAGAGTGTTAGAGTCTTCCTTCACGATGATAGGTGACATTTTGGAGATGTTCCTGCTGCCTGTGTGTggtacttatttatttaagctCCAGATGAATTTAAGTTTAAAGTAAAATTATGGATAAGTAAAGGTAAACTCCCATTTTACGTATTAATTAAactctaaatttaattagatagtAAATTTTGACGTTAACTGTATTCCATCATTTGGGCCTTTCTGTAATATTAAGAAGCCCATGATTTGGCCCATCTCTTTGCGCCgtttagtatatataaaccTCACTATTAATTATTCTGTTAAACTTCCCGCTCAAATTTATTAACCGCTTTTTCAAGAAATCATCCATCGCCGATCCGCAAAGCTTTCAAAACTCCAAGGTGCAATGGCTGCAATGGCTGCAATGGAAATCGAAAAATGGAGAAGGTAAACAACTACTtttgatatataataattCTATTGAGTGTGTTTCGGCTGTTGACGCtgattcttttttatttttggattctaTTTTCTTGTAATCCATGATATCAGTGAGAATGTGTGATATTGCGGCATGcccttttttaaatttcgttTAAATTGGTTTGATTGCACTCAATAGAgtgaaatttttataattacttCTCGCATTTCCATCCTGCAAAAGTTGTGAACTGGTCTTTTAGTTATTATGAGTATCTTTGATAGTTAGTAACagaatttcttgttttctatTCCTACTATTTGAGTCAGAAAATGATCacgtcatttttttttatcgatatatatataatcatgtCGTGGTTGTAGTAATTCTTGATTCTAGAGTTGTTTTTCTCAGATTTCTTTTACTATCTGGTTGAGGAGCTTTTTCCAATGTATTTTGTTTGACTGTGAACGTGCTTTTGTTACATAACTGTTTAGATTATGAGTATCTTCACACTAATTCAACCGATTATTTCCTGATAggctactttattttttatttcctttaattatgtttttaattatctCAGACTTCAAACGCTGGCTGAAGAGTATATGTATCGACGAAATATGCCCGACTTAGCCCAGGCTTTTCACAATCGGTGCGCCGAAGTGAATGGTGgaatactaaattttaattttaatattttcaattttaaattttatcaaatttatggctaataaaaatatgttctgtttttttttaagatggTCATCATGCCACTGGAGGCTTAGCAACTATCTGGTCCACGATATACGATGTGGTTATGAATTACCACGGTGACCAAATTAATGGTGTGGCTCAACATGTGGTCGGACTAGATAACAATGAGGTGGAGCATGGCCTACATGACGTGGAGGTTGACATAGCTGTAGAGCAGGATGATAATAATGAAGTAGTAGCTGATGACATGGATGATGGGCAGGTTCACGGCAATGGGGCTATTGGTGGCCAGGAGGTTGAGGCCATGGGTAATGTGGAGATCATTATACCTGATTTTCTGCCTCTTGTTCCCTATAACATTGACAGTGACAGCGAAGATGAACAAGATAATATCCATGCTGCTGGGAACAATGGGGTAATTGTCTTTTTTTAAgcaaaaaattagtttttggaTAAAACCGAAATAGTATACTgctaatttttctattttcttgcaGGTAAATGGTAATTGATCTGGACTGGAACATGGATTCGCCATAGCAATCattacaaatttttacatTAGATATAAATACTGACTCATTACTTTGGATATCACT
The nucleotide sequence above comes from Salvia hispanica cultivar TCC Black 2014 chromosome 5, UniMelb_Shisp_WGS_1.0, whole genome shotgun sequence. Encoded proteins:
- the LOC125189184 gene encoding DNA repair protein RAD16; protein product: MRLRSHADGASSSKGKRKPKYRDGSDAEDYGVDPSSDSDFDVPSDDGEDLLDALDNSTAMFNLNYISDEDGVAKRRKTNSYGKSASSKKVEEESERCSDADIETGTGIDLEKIEYASGIAEKFLTKRKGKKKKDRPILMWEVLEEENDRWIEENLQMDMDLMNQNEISMETAEPSEDLIIPLLRYQKEWLAWALKQEESSARGGILADEMGMGKTLQAIALVLFKRSISAGIPDAYVPSSSGSSSKELPQIKGTLVICPLVAVMQWVREIDRFTADGSTKVLVYHGANRAKNLYQLSDYDFVITTYAIVEAEYRKYVMPPKDKCQYCGKLFYEHKLKIHLKYMCGPGAVRTVKQAKQQRKEPKGKKMPDLEINTRELNKGNKNGIGCKEMENDDSVDNSDMATSKGKSILHCAAWERIVLDEAHCIKERRSNTTRAVLALQSRYKWALSGTPLQNRVGELYSLIRFLQIVPYSYYFCKDCDCRTLDYSTAECPGCEHKNVRHFCWWNRYVSTPIQDSGRKGGGRGAMILLKHKILKSLVLRRTKKGRAADLALPPRIVTLRRDSLDVVEEDYYTALYNESQAQFNTYVDAGTLMNNYAHIFDLLTRLRQAVDHPYLVEYSLTSMERKGKAVDTGSDVKCGLCNDTEEDTVVTSCGHTFCKPCLIDFSASMGQNSCPTCSKPLTVDFTANKAGKEPRSKTTVKGFRPSSILNRIRLDDFQTSTKIDALREEIRFMVERDGSAKAIVFSQFSSFLDLIHYALQKSGVQCVQLDGSMSMGARDTAIKKFTEDPSCRVFLMSLKAGGVALNLTVASHVFLMDPWWNPAVERQAQDRIHRIGQFKPIRIVRFIIENTVEERILKLQEKKELVFEGTVGGCSEALAKLTEADLRFLFVT